In Dromiciops gliroides isolate mDroGli1 chromosome 4, mDroGli1.pri, whole genome shotgun sequence, one DNA window encodes the following:
- the LOC122755643 gene encoding coiled-coil-helix-coiled-coil-helix domain-containing protein 2-like, which yields MPRRSRSRTSRVAPPASRAPPMRAAPAPAVHPPVAAPPSAVAPPSAAPRQPGLMAQMATTAAGVAVGSAVGHTIGHAITGGFGGGSNAKPARPDITYQEPQGAQPGYQQQQQQFGPCHYEMKQFLECAQNQGDFKLCEGFSEVLKQCRFANGLA from the coding sequence ATGCCACGCAGAAGCAGGAGCCGGACCTCCCGGGTGGCCCCCCCGGCCAGTCGGGCACCCCCAATGAGAGCTGCCCCAGCACCAGCAGTTCACCCTCCAGTAGCAGCACCACCCTCTGCAGTTGCCCCACCCTCTGCTGCACCCAGGCAGCCAGGGTTAATGGCCCAAATGGCTACCACCGCAGCAGGAGTGGCAGTGGGCTCAGCTGTTGGGCACACCATTGGTCATGCCATTACTGGAGGCTTTGGTGGTGGAAGCAATGCTAAGCCTGCAAGGCCTGACATCACCTACCAGGAGCCTCAGGGAGCCCAGCCAGggtaccagcagcagcagcagcagtttggCCCCTGCCACTACGAGATGAAGCAGTTCTTAGAGTGTGCCCAGAACCAGGGTGACTTCAAGCTGTGCGAGGGCTTTAGCGAGGTGTTGAAGCAGTGCAGGTTTGCAAACGGATTAGCCTGA